The Salvia miltiorrhiza cultivar Shanhuang (shh) chromosome 1, IMPLAD_Smil_shh, whole genome shotgun sequence genome has a window encoding:
- the LOC130993901 gene encoding la-related protein 1B-like: MVSDSSPPSGDAVPNGGGVSSPQSRRRSLHSPWASVVRGDSEQNSSPTAAAAATSPGSSSSPPAEEASALDNSLIETSGSEPHPENSENNGDSNAGGPRRPAWNRPLNGVAEPASVMGGAVSWPTLSETTRPVQRSSSDASRPVSDGSAPSSQVNAPIISQPPQRSAHSSAHGNHGNSGGNNPNPARIRRNHRGGSGGGGGGGGGGSSSGSGPSQGTFNQPSLPMPPPFPVFEVPFGMIPAVLDNSVRGPRPMGGVGASQSPTGNDHSNQRSNSRRNNYGPRPRGDGQYHNNHGGRRDQDRREVHHPPQYAPPPMGYMPPPLPPGAAPFMAPPPMRVFPGQMGFDMTTPFIYVPPMPPESFRAMPIVPPLQPMIFPPANENPLTNMIVKQIDFYFSDDNLVKDSYLRSKMDDHGWVPVSEIATFRRVQLLTNDIPLILESLRHSMVVEIQDDKVRKRNDWSKFLLSTGVVNSDSGSGASSSAPENVLATSLQEVSLGDAIVHANGNVDARAGHMEMAAGQLPADSTNQSGLANGDNTDEDHSSSS; this comes from the exons ATGGTGTCGGACAGCTCGCCCCCTTCCGGAGACGCCGTCCCCAACGGCGGCGGGGTCAGCAGTCCCCAATCACGCCGGCGGAGCCTCCACTCTCCGTGGGCTTCGGTTGTCCGCGGAGATTCCGAGCAGAACTCCTCCCCCACTGCCGCCGCCGCGGCCACCTCGCCTGGTTCTTCGTCTTCTCCTCCGGCGGAGGAGGCTTCCGCCTTGGATAACTCTTTGATTGAGACTTCGGGCTCAGAACCCCACCCGGAAAACTCTGAGAATAACGGCGACAGCAATGCTGGTGGCCCGAGGAGGCCGGCTTGGAACAGGCCGCTGAACGGCGTTGCTGAGCCCGCTTCTGTTATGGGTGGCGCCGTCTCTTGGCCCACGCTCTCGGAGACCACCCGGCCTGTTCAGAGATCGTCGTCGGATGCTTCTAGGCCCGTCTCTGATGGATCAGCCCCTTCGTCGCAGGTTAAT GCTCCTATAATATCGCAACCTCCTCAACGATCAGCTCATAGTAGTGCACATGGTAATCATGGTAATTCCGGGGGAAATAATCCAAATCCTGCTAGAATAAGAAGGAATCATCGTGGTGGCAGTGGCggtggtgggggtgggggtggtggAGGTAGCTCCTCAGGGAGTGGACCATCTCAGGGTACTTTTAATCAGCCCTCTCTCCCAATGCCACCACCATTTCCTGTTTTTGAAGTACCGTTTGGGATGATTCCTGCTGTTCTAGATAATTCTGTTAGAGGTCCAAGACCTATGGGAGGAGTTGGGGCCTCACAGTCACCTACTGGCAATGACCATTCTAATCAGAGGAGTAATTCAAGGAGGAATAACTATGGCCCCCGTCCTCGCGGAGATGGACAGTACCACAACAACCATGGAGGAAGGCGTGATCAAGATCGCAGAGAAGTTCATCATCCCCCTCAGTATGCTCCCCCTCCCATGGGATATATGCCACCTCCACTGCCACCTGGTGCTGCCCCGTTTATGGCACCCCCACCCATGAGAGTTTTCCCTGGTCAAATGGGCTTTG ATATGACGACTCCTTTTATCTATGTGCCACCTATGCCACCAGAGTCTTTTAGGGCTATGCCCATTGTCCCTCCTCTGCAGCCAATGATTTTCCCTCCTGCTAACGAGAATCCATTAACAAATATGATTGTCAAGCAAATAGACTTTTACTTCAG CGATGATAATTTGGTGAAAGATAGCTATTTGAGGTCTAAGATGGACGATCATGGCTGGGTGCCCGTTTCTGAGATAGCCACATTTCGGCGA GTTCAGCTTTTAACAAACGACATCCCTTTGATTTTGGAGTCCTTGAGACATTCTATGGTTGTGGAAATACAG GATGACAAGGTTAGGAAGCGTAATGACTGGAGTAAGTTTTTACTTTCGACTGGTGTCGTCAATTCTGATTCTGGCTCCGGCGCCTCAAGTTCAGCTCCGGAAAATGTTCTGGCAACCTCATTACAAGAGGTCTCACTGGGTGATGCCATAGTCCATGCGAATGGCAATGTTGATGCGAGGGCAGGTCACATGGAAATGGCTGCTGGTCAGTTACCTGCGGATTCAACTAACCAGTCTGGGTTAGCGAATGGAGATAACACTGATGAAGACCATTCGAGTAGCTCGTGA
- the LOC130994520 gene encoding uncharacterized protein LOC130994520 isoform X2, which produces MVSGMAGKAVKSVAKAVGEYQYPWREKLTKYRDELSKGVWGYWELGAWKPLAISARHRARIRKEVLLAGGDWEFDPERKEMKTKRKGHKVDRLAAEKRANTARLMGEMPKMLDDYKKRRWERKMKAEEDAAKKRLNE; this is translated from the coding sequence ATGGTTTCAGGAATGGCTGGGAAAGCAGTGAAATCTGTTGCAAAAGCAGTTGGAGAATACCAGTACCCGTGGCGAGAGAAGCTGACGAAATACAGAGATGAGCTGTCGAAGGGTGTGTGGGGTTACTGGGAGCTTGGTGCTTGGAAGCCTCTAGCTATCAGTGCACGTCACAGGGCTCGGATCCGCAAAGAGGTCCTCCTTGCTGGAGGTGATTGGGAATTTGATCCAGAGCGGAAGGAGATGAAGACCAAGAGGAAAGGGCACAAGGTTGATAGGCTGGCTGCTGAGAAGCGAGCGAATACTGCTAGACTTATGGGGGAGATGCCCAAGATGTTGGATGATTATAAGAAGAGAAGATGGGAGAGGAAGATGAAAGCGGAAGAGGACGCTGCCAAGAAGAGGTTGAACGAGTAG
- the LOC130994520 gene encoding uncharacterized protein LOC130994520 isoform X1 — protein sequence MAGKAVKSVAKAVGEYQYPWREKLTKYRDELSKGVWGYWELGAWKPLAISARHRARIRKEVLLAGGDWEFDPERKEMKTKRKGHKVDRLAAEKRANTARLMGEMPKMLDDYKKRRWERKMKAEEDAAKKRLNE from the coding sequence ATGGCTGGGAAAGCAGTGAAATCTGTTGCAAAAGCAGTTGGAGAATACCAGTACCCGTGGCGAGAGAAGCTGACGAAATACAGAGATGAGCTGTCGAAGGGTGTGTGGGGTTACTGGGAGCTTGGTGCTTGGAAGCCTCTAGCTATCAGTGCACGTCACAGGGCTCGGATCCGCAAAGAGGTCCTCCTTGCTGGAGGTGATTGGGAATTTGATCCAGAGCGGAAGGAGATGAAGACCAAGAGGAAAGGGCACAAGGTTGATAGGCTGGCTGCTGAGAAGCGAGCGAATACTGCTAGACTTATGGGGGAGATGCCCAAGATGTTGGATGATTATAAGAAGAGAAGATGGGAGAGGAAGATGAAAGCGGAAGAGGACGCTGCCAAGAAGAGGTTGAACGAGTAG